The region ATCGTCTGCACAAGCTCATCGAGCGCGGTCATCACCTCCTGCCGCCGCAAAACAAGATAGGTGCCGTGCGCGACCAGTTGATCGTCCCACATGTGCACCGACTCGGCGGAGCGGCCGCGCTCCTGCAACTGCTTGAGATGCTGGTTGCGCTGCTGCAAGACCTTCGTATAAGTCGCCAGCGCTTCGGCGTAGCGCAGATCGACCTGCGCCAGCATGTGGTCGAGGTAGGCGCGCCGCTGCGACGGCGGCCCGGTGACGATCTCCAGGTCGGTCGGCACGAACAGCACGACATTCAGCTTGCCGATCCAGTCGAGCGCGCGCTGAGCGGCGCCGTTGGCGCGCAGGCTCTTGCGCAGGCGCGTGCCGCCGTCCGCGCCGCTGCCATTGACGCCGGCGGCCGGCTCCAGGCTGAGCACAATCTCCAACTGCGCGAGCGGCGCGGGCGCGGCGCGCTGCACCTGCGCGGTCAGCCGCGCATAGGCCAGGCCGCTCTGCTGGGCGACCCAGTTGATCAGTTGCGTGTCGGTCTGCGGGCCGAAACTGCGCCCGTTGGCCAGGTAGTAGATCGCTTCGAGCAGGCTGGTCTTGCCCTGCGCGTTGTCGCCGTGCACCACCATCGCACCCGCCGGCAGATCGATCTCCAGGCGCGCGTAGTTTTTGAAGTTAGTGATGCCGACGTGTGTGAGGCGCATGCGGCTACCGGTTCAGCCGCGCGCACTCGCCGCAGCCGACGCGCGGCTCGGCGACCGGCGCCTGCTTGTGGTCGCAGTAGGCGTCGACGCGCACGTGGCGTAGGAGCACAAAGCGCGTCTCAACCGTGGCTTTGAGCAGCAGGTGCGGGCAGGCGTTGCTGGCGAGGATCTGGGGCACCGAGCACTTCGCGCACAGGTCGGGCGACCAGTTGCGCGACTCCGGGTTGCGCAGGACGAGCCGGCACTCCTGCCAGGCGCGGCGGTGGAAGTCCTCGTAGTAGTATTTACACTCGGTGCCGGCGGGCGTTTGCATCGGGCCAACTCGCTCAGGAGAGATCGACGGCGCGACCAGTGCGCGCCGACTCGTACAGCGCATCGAGCACGCGCATCTGCGCGCGGCCTTCGGACGGCGGGTAGCGCAGCGGCTCACCGTCCAGCACGACGCGGGCGAAGTGCTCGGACATGCGCGTGTACTGGTCGAGCGCGGGGAATTCGAACGCCTGCGTGTGGTCGTCACGGTCGTGCAGGAGCACGCGCGTCGGCAGATTGTTGGTGGTGAACGGCTGCGGCAACTCGATGCGGCCGCGCTCGCCGATGACCTCGTAGTGCGTGCGGTATGGCGTGCGGAAGCTGCACGCGATCGACGCGTACGCGCCGCTCGGGAACTGCAATGCGCCAATCAGCGTCTCGTCGACGCGGCTGGCCGCGCCGAACTGCGCCAGCGCCGAGACGCGCACCGGCTCCGCGCCGGCGAGCGTGCGCGCGGCATTGACGCAGTAGCAGCCGACGTCCATCAACGCGCCGCCGGCCAGGCCCGCGTTCAGCCGGATATTCGTCTCCGACGCGATCTGGAAGTTGAAGACGGCGCGCACCATCTGCACTTTGCCGATCGCGCCGGAGCGAATCAACGCCATCGCCTTCTCGTTCTGCGGGTGGAAGCGGTACATGAACGCTTCCATCAGGACGACCTTATGTGAGGCGCAGGCAGCGATCATCGTGTCGGTCTCGGCCGTGTTGGACGCGAACGGCTTCTCGCACAGGACGTGCTTGCCGGCCTGCGCCGCCTTGATCGTCCACTCCGCGTGCATCGAGTTGGGCAGCGGGTTGTAGACGGCGTCCACGTCCGGGTCAGCGAACAGCGCTTCGTAGGCGCCATACGCCTTCGGGATGCCGAGTTGCGCGGCGAACGCCTGCGCGCGCGGCAGGTCGCGGCTGGCAACGGCGGTGACTTCGACGTTGGACGACTGCTGCATCGCCGGGATGACGCGCCGCTCGCCGATGCGGGCGGTGCTGATGATGCCGATGCGAAGTTTGGTCATGTTACACATCCAAACCCTTTGGGTCTGGCAGACGCGAAGGGTTATTCATATCGTTGCGCCAGACTGCGCTTAGGCTTCAGATCCTTCGCGCGCGAAAAGCATTGAATATGCAGCGTACTGCGTTCGCGCTCAGGATGACGCCAATCTACTGGAAGCGGGGCAGCACTTTCTCGATGAACAACTCCACGCCTTCGGTGCTCGGGTAATCGCGGAAGCGGATCTGAATCTGGCGCGCGCCGGCCGCGACGTACGGCTCCAACTGGCGCGTGACATCGTCGGCGTTGCCCTTAAGCACTGGGAAGTTGCCCACCGCGTGCTTGGCGGCTTTCTCCGGGTCGTTCGAGAGGCTGACCATCAGGCAGATCGACAGCGTAATCTCATTGGGGTCGCGGCCGACGTCGGCGCAATGCGCGTGCAGCACGTCGATCTTCTGCTTGAACTCCTCGACGGAGCGCCACGGGAAGTTCCACCAATCGGCGTACTTCGCGGCGGTGCGCAGCGTGCCGCGCTCGCCGCTGCCGCCGATCATCAGCGTGACCGGCGTATCGGGCAACGGGTCGTTGTAGGCGTCCTTGATCGTGTAATACTTGCCCTCGAACGAGGCGGGCGACTGCGTGAGCATCAGCTTCAGGATCTGCGTGTACTCGTCGAGTTGGCGCGTGCGGACGCCGGGCGCGGGATAGTCGTAGCCGTAGGAGCGGTACTCGTCCTCTTTCCAGCCCGCGCCGATGCCGATGATGAAGCGGCCACCGGACAGGTAATGCAGCGTGCCGGTCATCTTGGCGAGCAGGGCCGGGTTGCGGTACGACTGGCCGAGCACAAGCGTGCCGAACTTGAGGCTCGGGTACTGCGCCATCAGGTACGCCATGTGCGTCATGACTTCGAGCGTGTCGTTCGACGCCCCAGGCTTGGGCAGCCACTGGAAATGGTCTTCCAGCCACGCGCTCTTGAAGTGCGGACTGAGCAGGTCCATGAATCGCTTGTTATTGGCACGGATCGAACGCTGTGCCGAGTCGTTGTAGGGCGCCGTCATCGGCACCGGCTGGACGACCCAGCCGAACTCGAGCGGAGTGGCGGGCATAATAGCTCCTTGCGAGCGGGATAAGGCGGCACGAGACCGCGCCTCTAAAGTTACCCGAACTAACGAGGGGTGTCAATGTGCGCCAACAGGCCGAAGCTACGCCATGTGCGACGACAATCGCGAGGGTATACCGCAAAAGTGTCGGGATCGCATGGCCAGACAGACCGTCATTCCGGCACGTTTTTGGCCGGAATCCACTCAAAAAGGGTGACGCTGGCTATGGAGACAGTGGATGCCGGCTAACACCATGCCGGCATGACGATCTATCAGATCACGTAAGGCGAAACCAATGGCTGAGTCGCTGGAAATCCGATTCCTTGATTCGCACCGATTACAGATGCGCGGAATAATCCGGCAACTTGTCGCGCTGTACCAATCGCGACACTTTCGCATCGCTTCCTTCAATGTCGCGGGGCAACCCCTGGAATGGAGCAACGCCCCAGATTTGGTCACGAGAGCCGTCGAGGCAGCCGAAGAGACGCGCAGTTGCTATTTTCTCGCACACCACGACGATCTGGATTTCAGCATCGACCAGCATGTGGCTTGGAACAGCGCGGAGATGGGCGGGTCAAACCGCGCGTGGATTGTGGCCAGCACGAGCAGTACGGCCTATTTCTGGCGAGACGAATACGATGGCGAGGCCTATGCACGAGAGATCTTGAGCATCGGCACTCGGCTTTACGACCTGCTGCGCCCGACATTCGGATGGTGTGATTTCGATCATGGAGAACACACCGCTTTTGAGGATGTTGAAACGCTAAAACTGCCAGCGCTCTACTGGGCCAACTTCTTCGGGCACGCCTACGTCGAGGCGATTGGCCGAGACAAAATACTGTCGGCGCCTAACTGGCAGATTCAGCCCCTGACAGACGGGGGACTTCTCTATGTGCTGGCCCCTTCACCGGGGCTGGATGACTTCGATCTATCACCTGAATCAGTGGGTTCGCATTTTGGAGTGCCGCGAGTCCGATAAGCCTTCTGCGTGGCGATATTCCGCATGCGCCACACGCTTCACATCATCCCCCCAGCGCCAGGCTGACGATGCCGAGCGCGAAGAGCGCGGCGCCCAG is a window of Chloroflexota bacterium DNA encoding:
- a CDS encoding DNA replication/repair protein RecF; translated protein: MRLTHVGITNFKNYARLEIDLPAGAMVVHGDNAQGKTSLLEAIYYLANGRSFGPQTDTQLINWVAQQSGLAYARLTAQVQRAAPAPLAQLEIVLSLEPAAGVNGSGADGGTRLRKSLRANGAAQRALDWIGKLNVVLFVPTDLEIVTGPPSQRRAYLDHMLAQVDLRYAEALATYTKVLQQRNQHLKQLQERGRSAESVHMWDDQLVAHGTYLVLRRQEVMTALDELVQTIHPQLTGGRERLRLLYRPNLDVGSQLEFQLPLALGADFSATFHQPQLDPADVSAHFYQRLLDGEQKELAQGVTLAGPHRDEMRFLVDGVDMSIYGSRGQQRSTAVGLKLAEMELMTRRTGEAPILLLDDVLSELDEKRRAYLIGRVDAHEQTIITTCDLGEYGGQFSRPVRALHVQGGILRRDEASEPRLQKRSTDAERMNG
- a CDS encoding Gfo/Idh/MocA family oxidoreductase, encoding MTKLRIGIISTARIGERRVIPAMQQSSNVEVTAVASRDLPRAQAFAAQLGIPKAYGAYEALFADPDVDAVYNPLPNSMHAEWTIKAAQAGKHVLCEKPFASNTAETDTMIAACASHKVVLMEAFMYRFHPQNEKAMALIRSGAIGKVQMVRAVFNFQIASETNIRLNAGLAGGALMDVGCYCVNAARTLAGAEPVRVSALAQFGAASRVDETLIGALQFPSGAYASIACSFRTPYRTHYEVIGERGRIELPQPFTTNNLPTRVLLHDRDDHTQAFEFPALDQYTRMSEHFARVVLDGEPLRYPPSEGRAQMRVLDALYESARTGRAVDLS
- a CDS encoding LLM class flavin-dependent oxidoreductase, with translation MPATPLEFGWVVQPVPMTAPYNDSAQRSIRANNKRFMDLLSPHFKSAWLEDHFQWLPKPGASNDTLEVMTHMAYLMAQYPSLKFGTLVLGQSYRNPALLAKMTGTLHYLSGGRFIIGIGAGWKEDEYRSYGYDYPAPGVRTRQLDEYTQILKLMLTQSPASFEGKYYTIKDAYNDPLPDTPVTLMIGGSGERGTLRTAAKYADWWNFPWRSVEEFKQKIDVLHAHCADVGRDPNEITLSICLMVSLSNDPEKAAKHAVGNFPVLKGNADDVTRQLEPYVAAGARQIQIRFRDYPSTEGVELFIEKVLPRFQ